One Neovison vison isolate M4711 chromosome 2, ASM_NN_V1, whole genome shotgun sequence genomic window carries:
- the ZDHHC6 gene encoding palmitoyltransferase ZDHHC6 isoform X1 yields the protein MGTFCSVIKFENLQELKRLCHWGPIIALGVIAICSTMAMIDSVLWYWPLHTTGGSVNFIMLINWTVMILYNYFNAMFIGPGFVPLGWKPENSQDSMYLQYCKVCQAYKAPRSHHCRKCNRCVMKMDHHCPWINNCCGYQNHASFTLFLLLAPLGCIHAAFIFVMTMYTQLYNRLSFGWNTVKIDMSAARRDPLPIIPFGLAAFAATLFALGLALGTTIAVGMLFFIQMKIILRNKTSIESWIEEKAKDRIQYYQLDEVFVFPYDMGSQWKNFKQVFTWSGIPEGDGLAWPVRKDCHPYSLTIEQLKQKADKRVRSVRYRVIEDYSGACCPLNKGIKTFFTSPCTEEPRIRLQKGEFILATRGLRYWLYGDKILDDASVEGVSRIRGWFPRNCVEKCPFDAETDQAPEGEKKNR from the exons ATGGGTACATTCTGCTCGGTTATCAAGTTTGAAAATCTCCAAGAATTAAAGAGACTCTGTCATTGGGGTCCCATTATAGCCCTTGGTGTTATAGCAATATGTTCTACGATGGCCATGATTGACTCTGTGTTGTGGTATTGGCCTTTACATACAACTGGAGGAAGCGTGAACTTCATCATGTTGATTAATTGGACGGTCATGATTCTTTATAATTACTTCAATGCCATGTTTATTGGTCCTGGCTTTGTTCCTTTGGGGTGGAAACCG GAAAATTCTCAGGATAGCATGTACCTCCAGTATTGTAAAGTCTGCCAAGCATACAAGGCGCCACGGTCACATCACTGCAGAAAGTGTAACAG ATGTGTGATGAAGATGGACCATCACTGTCCTTGGATCAACAATTGTTGTGGTTACCAAAACCATGCTTCGTTCACACTGTTTCTCCTTTTAGCACCACTGGGTTGTATTCATGCTGCCTTCATTTTTGTTATGACTATGTATACACAGCTTTATAATCGG CTCTCCTTTGGGTGGAACACAGTCAAGATTGATATGAGTGCGGCCCGGAGAGATCCTCTTCCAATTATTCCGTTTGGATTAGCAGCATTTGCGGCCACTTTGTTTGCCTTGGGATTAGCTTTAGGAACAACCATAGCTGTTGGGATGTTGTTTTTTATCCAG atgAAAATAATTCTCAGAAACAAAACTTCTATTGAATCATGGATTGaagaaaag GCTAAAGATCGAATTCAGTATTACCAACTGGATGAAGTCTTTGTTTTTCCCTATGATATGGGAAGTCAGTGGAAGAACTTTAAGCAGGTATTCACGTGGTCAGGGATCCCGGAGGGAGATGGACTAGCGTGGCCAGTGAGAAAAGACTGTCACCCGTACAGCTTAACA ATTGAACAGTTGAAACAAAAAGCAGATAAACGAGTCAGAAGT GTACGGTATAGAGTAATAGAAGATTACAGTGGTGCCTGCTGTCCTTTGAATAAAGGAATCAAAACCTTCTTCACGAGCCCCTGCACTGAAGAGCCTCGAATAAGGCTACAGAAAGGGGAATTCATTTTAGCCACAAGAGGGTTACG atacTGGTTGTATGGAGATAAAATTCTTGATGATGCCTCTGTAGAAG GTGTTTCACGAATCAGAGGCTGGTTCCCTAGAAACTGTGTGGAGAAATGTCCCTTTGATGCTGAAACAGATCAAGCCCCAGAGGGCGAGAAGAAAAATAGATAG
- the ZDHHC6 gene encoding palmitoyltransferase ZDHHC6 isoform X2, whose translation MPCLLVLALFLWGGNRKILRIACTSSIVKSAKHTRRHGHITAESVTAPLGCIHAAFIFVMTMYTQLYNRLSFGWNTVKIDMSAARRDPLPIIPFGLAAFAATLFALGLALGTTIAVGMLFFIQMKIILRNKTSIESWIEEKAKDRIQYYQLDEVFVFPYDMGSQWKNFKQVFTWSGIPEGDGLAWPVRKDCHPYSLTIEQLKQKADKRVRSVRYRVIEDYSGACCPLNKGIKTFFTSPCTEEPRIRLQKGEFILATRGLRYWLYGDKILDDASVEGVSRIRGWFPRNCVEKCPFDAETDQAPEGEKKNR comes from the exons ATGCCATGTTTATTGGTCCTGGCTTTGTTCCTTTGGGGTGGAAACCG GAAAATTCTCAGGATAGCATGTACCTCCAGTATTGTAAAGTCTGCCAAGCATACAAGGCGCCACGGTCACATCACTGCAGAAAGTGTAACAG CACCACTGGGTTGTATTCATGCTGCCTTCATTTTTGTTATGACTATGTATACACAGCTTTATAATCGG CTCTCCTTTGGGTGGAACACAGTCAAGATTGATATGAGTGCGGCCCGGAGAGATCCTCTTCCAATTATTCCGTTTGGATTAGCAGCATTTGCGGCCACTTTGTTTGCCTTGGGATTAGCTTTAGGAACAACCATAGCTGTTGGGATGTTGTTTTTTATCCAG atgAAAATAATTCTCAGAAACAAAACTTCTATTGAATCATGGATTGaagaaaag GCTAAAGATCGAATTCAGTATTACCAACTGGATGAAGTCTTTGTTTTTCCCTATGATATGGGAAGTCAGTGGAAGAACTTTAAGCAGGTATTCACGTGGTCAGGGATCCCGGAGGGAGATGGACTAGCGTGGCCAGTGAGAAAAGACTGTCACCCGTACAGCTTAACA ATTGAACAGTTGAAACAAAAAGCAGATAAACGAGTCAGAAGT GTACGGTATAGAGTAATAGAAGATTACAGTGGTGCCTGCTGTCCTTTGAATAAAGGAATCAAAACCTTCTTCACGAGCCCCTGCACTGAAGAGCCTCGAATAAGGCTACAGAAAGGGGAATTCATTTTAGCCACAAGAGGGTTACG atacTGGTTGTATGGAGATAAAATTCTTGATGATGCCTCTGTAGAAG GTGTTTCACGAATCAGAGGCTGGTTCCCTAGAAACTGTGTGGAGAAATGTCCCTTTGATGCTGAAACAGATCAAGCCCCAGAGGGCGAGAAGAAAAATAGATAG